Proteins encoded within one genomic window of Oryza glaberrima chromosome 12, OglaRS2, whole genome shotgun sequence:
- the LOC127756650 gene encoding thiosulfate sulfurtransferase 18-like translates to MGSLRGGGGDGGGGGDCSKQEETERVMRSVDAEEACALLSSGRHQYLDVRMWEDFDKGHVAGARNVPYYLSVTPRAKEKNPHFVQQVAALYHAHDHIIVGCRSGVRSKLATADLVAAGFKNMRNLEGGYLSLLRAANQQ, encoded by the exons atgggCTCGctgagaggaggcggcggcgacggcggaggaggaggagattgcaGTAAGCAGGAGGAGACGGAGAGGGTGATGAGGAGCGTGGACGCGGAGGAGGCGTGCGCGCTGCTGAGCTCGGGGAGGCACCAATACCTGGACGTGAGGATGTGGGAGGACTTCGACAAGggccacgtcgccggcgcccgCAACGTGCCCTACTACCTCTCCGTGACGCCGCGCGCCAAGGAGAAGAACCCGCACTTCGTCCAGCAGGTGGCCGCGCTCTACCACGCCCACGACCACATCATCGTC gGTTGCCGCTCCGGCGTCCGGTCCAAGCTCGCCACGGCAGACCTTGTCGCCGCG GGATTCAAGAACATGAGGAACCTTGAAGGCGGCTACCTCTCCTTGCTCCGCGCTGCTAATCAACAATAA